One Undibacter mobilis genomic region harbors:
- a CDS encoding fumarylacetoacetate hydrolase family protein has product MKLVRYGAPGREKPGIIAEDGKIRDLSRVVKDIDGAMLASGGLAKIKKLNLKRMKPVSGKPRLGPCMGNVRNFVAIGLNYSDHAAEAGLAVPKEPVIFWKHTSSICGPNDDTIVPKESLKLDWEIELGIVIGKRARYLDKAKAKDAIAGYFLANDVSERNFQIERSGGQWGKGKSCETFGPIGPWFVTKDEMKNPQNLNMWLDVNGEPRQRGNTKTMVFDCEFIVWYCSQMFVLEPGDIIITGTPPGVGLGMKPTPQFLKAGDVVTLGIDGLGEQKQKIVAFKK; this is encoded by the coding sequence ATGAAGCTCGTCCGCTACGGCGCGCCCGGCCGCGAAAAGCCCGGCATCATCGCGGAGGACGGCAAGATCCGCGACCTGTCGCGCGTCGTGAAGGATATCGACGGCGCCATGCTGGCCTCGGGCGGTCTCGCCAAAATCAAGAAGCTCAATCTCAAGCGCATGAAGCCGGTCTCCGGCAAGCCGCGCCTCGGCCCCTGCATGGGCAATGTGCGCAACTTCGTCGCCATTGGCCTCAACTACTCCGACCACGCCGCCGAAGCGGGCCTCGCCGTGCCGAAGGAGCCGGTGATCTTCTGGAAGCACACCTCGTCGATCTGCGGCCCGAACGACGACACCATCGTGCCGAAGGAATCGCTGAAGCTCGATTGGGAAATCGAACTCGGCATCGTCATCGGCAAGCGCGCGCGCTATCTCGACAAGGCCAAGGCGAAGGACGCCATCGCCGGCTACTTCCTCGCCAACGACGTCTCCGAGCGCAATTTCCAGATCGAGCGCTCGGGCGGCCAGTGGGGCAAGGGCAAGAGCTGCGAGACCTTCGGGCCGATCGGCCCGTGGTTCGTCACCAAGGACGAGATGAAGAACCCGCAGAACCTCAACATGTGGCTCGACGTCAACGGCGAGCCGCGCCAGCGCGGCAACACCAAGACCATGGTGTTCGATTGCGAGTTCATCGTCTGGTACTGCTCGCAGATGTTCGTCCTTGAGCCGGGCGACATCATCATCACCGGCACGCCGCCGGGCGTCGGCCTTGGCATGAAGCCGACCCCGCAGTTCCTCAAGGCCGGCGACGTCGTCACCCTCGGCATCGACGGCCTCGGCGAGCAGAAGCAGAAGATCGTCGCGTTCAAGAAGTAA
- a CDS encoding TRAP transporter substrate-binding protein gives MTTRRQFTLAAATGLAATATLAAPTIARAQTVKWRMVTSWPKRLPGPGMSAERVAERIRTLSNGRLDISVSAAGEIVPAFGVLEAVGNGVAEIGHTASFYWQGKMAAAPFFTTVPFGLTPAEHVAWIDAGGGQALWDELYKPFGVKPFMGGNTGVCMGGWFRREIKSLAELRGLKLRSLGLGGEVYRRLGATPQTTSPAEILTSIQSGVIDGAEFVGPGTDIALGLYRAAPFYYYPGFNKPNGTGEAIVSLKAWETLAPDLKAVVAHACATEASYALAEMERLNAQALGVLIKEHNVKLAPFPADVIAAARRQADDVVAELGARDAIAGKIHDSYKAFRDSVADWSRVSIEAVLRARVG, from the coding sequence ATGACGACCCGCCGCCAGTTCACGCTCGCCGCCGCCACCGGCCTTGCCGCCACCGCCACGCTCGCCGCGCCGACCATCGCCCGCGCGCAGACGGTGAAGTGGCGCATGGTGACGTCATGGCCGAAGCGCTTGCCGGGCCCGGGCATGTCGGCCGAGCGCGTCGCCGAGCGCATCCGCACGCTGTCGAACGGGCGCCTCGACATCAGCGTCTCCGCCGCCGGCGAAATCGTCCCCGCCTTCGGCGTGCTCGAGGCGGTCGGCAACGGCGTCGCCGAGATCGGCCACACCGCTTCGTTCTACTGGCAGGGCAAGATGGCGGCCGCGCCCTTCTTCACCACGGTGCCGTTCGGCCTGACGCCGGCCGAGCACGTCGCCTGGATCGACGCCGGCGGCGGCCAGGCCTTGTGGGACGAGTTGTACAAGCCCTTCGGCGTCAAGCCGTTCATGGGCGGCAACACCGGCGTCTGCATGGGCGGCTGGTTCCGCCGCGAGATCAAGAGCCTTGCCGAACTGCGCGGGCTCAAGCTGCGCTCGCTCGGCTTAGGGGGCGAGGTCTATCGCCGGCTCGGGGCGACGCCGCAGACGACGTCGCCCGCCGAAATTCTCACCAGCATCCAGTCCGGCGTCATCGACGGCGCCGAATTCGTCGGCCCCGGCACCGACATCGCGCTCGGGCTCTATCGCGCCGCGCCGTTCTATTACTATCCCGGCTTCAACAAGCCGAACGGCACCGGCGAGGCCATCGTGTCGCTGAAGGCGTGGGAGACGCTGGCGCCCGATCTCAAGGCCGTGGTCGCGCATGCCTGCGCCACCGAAGCCAGTTACGCGCTGGCGGAAATGGAGCGGCTCAATGCGCAGGCGCTCGGCGTGCTGATCAAGGAGCACAACGTCAAGCTGGCGCCGTTCCCGGCGGATGTCATCGCCGCGGCACGCCGCCAGGCCGACGATGTCGTCGCCGAACTCGGCGCGCGCGATGCGATCGCCGGCAAGATCCACGACTCCTACAAGGCGTTCCGCGACAGCGTCGCCGACTGGTCGCGCGTGTCGATCGAAGCGGTGCTGCGCGCGCGCGTGGGGTAG
- a CDS encoding methylenetetrahydrofolate reductase, which translates to MDTLQQKLAAGRFVITAEITPPVSFDRADLSAKAAPLKGLADAVNVTDGAGARPHMGALAAAAILIQDGIEPILQLTCRDRNRIALQSDLMGAAALGIQNLLILRGDDPSAGDQPDAKGVFDLDARGLIETARKLRDDHELPGGRKVAGTAAFFLGAADAPIDPPPGWEPKGLAAKAAAGAQFAQTQFCMDPDVVARYTARLAGHGLGHLKLIVGIAPLRSAKSARWMREKLFGTIIPDATVARLEAAADPAAEGRAIAVDLIAALAANPGVAGVHIMAPNNDEAVPPVIRAARASIKRLSA; encoded by the coding sequence ATGGACACATTGCAGCAAAAGCTGGCCGCCGGGCGCTTTGTCATCACCGCGGAAATCACGCCGCCGGTGTCGTTCGACCGCGCCGATCTTTCCGCCAAGGCGGCGCCGCTCAAGGGCCTCGCCGACGCGGTCAATGTCACCGACGGCGCCGGCGCCCGTCCGCATATGGGCGCGCTGGCCGCCGCCGCGATCCTGATCCAGGACGGCATCGAGCCGATCCTCCAGCTCACCTGCCGCGACCGCAACCGCATCGCGTTGCAGAGCGACCTGATGGGCGCCGCCGCGCTCGGCATCCAGAACCTGCTGATCCTGCGCGGCGACGATCCCAGCGCCGGCGACCAGCCCGACGCCAAGGGCGTGTTCGATCTCGACGCCCGCGGCCTCATCGAGACGGCGCGCAAGCTGCGCGACGACCACGAACTGCCGGGCGGCCGCAAGGTCGCCGGCACCGCCGCCTTTTTCCTCGGCGCCGCCGATGCGCCGATCGACCCGCCGCCGGGCTGGGAGCCGAAGGGGCTGGCCGCCAAGGCCGCCGCCGGCGCGCAGTTCGCGCAGACTCAGTTCTGCATGGACCCCGATGTGGTCGCCCGCTACACGGCGCGGCTCGCCGGCCACGGCCTCGGCCACCTCAAGCTCATCGTCGGTATCGCGCCGCTGCGCTCTGCGAAATCGGCGCGCTGGATGCGGGAGAAGCTGTTCGGCACCATCATCCCGGACGCGACTGTGGCCCGCCTCGAGGCCGCCGCCGATCCGGCCGCGGAAGGCCGCGCCATCGCGGTCGACCTGATCGCCGCGCTCGCCGCCAACCCCGGCGTTGCCGGCGTCCACATCATGGCGCCCAACAATGACGAGGCCGTGCCGCCGGTGATCCGCGCGGCGCGGGCGAGCATCAAGCGCCTGTCGGCCTGA
- the thiE gene encoding thiamine phosphate synthase, with translation MTLDLSLYALVDPAVAGGRSLPGLAALIADSATLVQLRDKHGSTRVMIEEARDVMAVLRPRGVPLLINDRIDVALASGAHGVHIGWDDMDAVDARRLLGKDAIIGLSIKTAEQAAAAPLDLLNYVAIGGVYATTSKDNASTPIGTDGLRDLGAVIRARKPGYPICAIAGITADNAGEVIAAGADGVAVISALSLALDPADAARRLRAAVDGALAGRSGA, from the coding sequence ATGACGCTCGATCTTAGCCTCTATGCCCTTGTCGATCCGGCGGTTGCCGGCGGGCGTTCGCTGCCCGGCCTCGCGGCCCTGATTGCCGATAGCGCGACTTTGGTGCAGCTCCGCGACAAGCATGGTTCGACCCGTGTCATGATCGAGGAGGCGCGCGATGTCATGGCGGTGTTGCGGCCGCGCGGCGTGCCGCTCCTGATCAATGACCGTATTGATGTTGCGCTCGCTTCCGGGGCGCATGGCGTGCACATCGGCTGGGACGACATGGATGCCGTTGATGCGCGCCGTCTTCTCGGCAAGGATGCGATTATTGGCTTGAGTATTAAAACGGCTGAGCAGGCGGCGGCCGCGCCGCTCGATCTGCTGAATTACGTCGCCATCGGCGGCGTTTACGCGACAACGTCGAAGGACAATGCCTCGACCCCGATCGGCACCGATGGCTTGCGCGATCTCGGCGCCGTCATACGCGCCCGCAAGCCGGGCTATCCAATTTGTGCCATTGCCGGGATCACCGCCGATAATGCCGGCGAGGTGATTGCCGCCGGTGCCGATGGCGTCGCGGTGATCTCGGCGCTGTCGCTCGCGCTTGATCCGGCCGATGCGGCGCGGCGCTTGCGTGCCGCGGTTGACGGTGCGCTTGCCGGGCGGAGTGGGGCATGA
- a CDS encoding CoA transferase subunit A: protein MTLQTLDEAIATITDGCMLIVPREVCGVPMAATRALIRRGVKSLHLVALPTSSLQADLLIGAGCVATLETSAVSLGELGPAPRFTAAVLSGAIRMKDATCPALHAALQAAEKGVPFMPLRGLIGSDVLKYRDDWKVIDSPFGESDPIVLLPAINPDVALFHAPLADEHGNVWIGRQRELVTMAHAAKRTIVTVETIEKRNLLDDPIYAAGTLPGFYVDAIAVAENGAWPLPLPDRYRADVEHLAMYAKMATSEAGFGEYLARHVYAEQPLSASS from the coding sequence ATGACGCTGCAAACGCTGGACGAAGCCATCGCCACCATCACCGATGGCTGCATGCTGATCGTACCGCGCGAAGTCTGCGGCGTGCCGATGGCGGCGACCCGCGCGCTGATCCGGCGCGGCGTGAAGAGCCTGCATCTCGTGGCGCTGCCGACCTCGTCGCTGCAGGCCGACCTGCTGATCGGCGCCGGCTGCGTCGCGACCTTGGAGACGAGCGCGGTGAGCCTTGGCGAACTCGGTCCCGCGCCGCGTTTCACCGCCGCCGTGCTGTCCGGCGCGATCCGGATGAAGGATGCCACGTGCCCGGCGCTGCATGCCGCGCTGCAGGCGGCGGAGAAGGGTGTGCCCTTCATGCCGCTGCGCGGGCTCATCGGCTCGGACGTTCTTAAATATCGCGACGACTGGAAGGTGATCGATTCACCCTTCGGCGAGTCCGATCCGATCGTGCTGCTGCCGGCGATCAACCCGGACGTCGCGCTGTTTCATGCGCCGCTCGCCGACGAACACGGCAATGTGTGGATCGGCCGCCAGCGCGAACTCGTCACCATGGCGCATGCCGCCAAGCGCACCATCGTGACCGTCGAGACAATCGAGAAGCGCAATCTGCTCGACGATCCGATTTACGCCGCCGGCACCTTGCCCGGCTTCTATGTCGACGCCATTGCAGTGGCCGAGAACGGCGCCTGGCCGTTGCCATTGCCGGATCGCTACCGCGCCGATGTCGAGCATCTGGCCATGTACGCCAAGATGGCGACGAGCGAGGCGGGGTTCGGGGAGTATCTGGCGCGCCATGTGTACGCTGAACAACCTTTATCGGCCTCATCCTGA
- a CDS encoding outer membrane protein, translated as MKRLSMAMTVGLFVAAAAAPSFAADLPRPSYKAPVYAPAYYNWTGFYAGINAGYGFGKSDWSGAGGTGSTKPKGALAGITLGYNLQTGSWVWGLEADFDYSWMKGSDSAGTGVCTGAGCETKMTWFGTGRGRLGYAGWDRWLPYVTGGLAYGNIKATPNVGGDWSKTKLGWTVGGGVEYALLANWTTKVEYLYADLGTVSGGTPGNDVTLKTHLVRAGLNYRF; from the coding sequence ATGAAGCGTCTATCGATGGCCATGACTGTCGGCCTGTTTGTTGCGGCGGCGGCAGCGCCGTCGTTTGCCGCTGACCTGCCGCGCCCGTCCTACAAGGCGCCGGTCTACGCCCCGGCCTACTACAACTGGACCGGCTTCTACGCCGGTATCAACGCCGGCTACGGCTTCGGTAAGTCCGACTGGTCGGGCGCCGGTGGCACCGGTTCGACCAAGCCGAAGGGCGCGCTGGCCGGCATCACGCTCGGCTACAACCTGCAGACCGGTTCGTGGGTCTGGGGTCTGGAAGCCGACTTCGACTACAGCTGGATGAAGGGTTCGGATTCGGCCGGCACCGGCGTTTGCACCGGCGCGGGCTGCGAAACCAAGATGACCTGGTTCGGCACCGGCCGCGGCCGTCTCGGCTACGCCGGCTGGGATCGCTGGCTGCCTTACGTGACCGGCGGTCTGGCCTACGGCAACATCAAGGCGACGCCGAACGTCGGCGGCGACTGGTCGAAGACCAAGCTGGGCTGGACTGTCGGCGGCGGCGTCGAATACGCGCTGCTCGCCAACTGGACCACCAAGGTCGAATATCTCTACGCCGACCTCGGCACCGTCTCGGGCGGCACGCCGGGCAACGACGTGACCCTCAAGACGCACCTCGTTCGCGCCGGCCTGAACTACCGCTTCTAA
- the thiD gene encoding bifunctional hydroxymethylpyrimidine kinase/phosphomethylpyrimidine kinase, producing the protein MTPVALTIAGSDSGGGAGIQADLKAFAANEVFGTSVITALTAQNTQGVSAIHDVPLVFIAAQMEAVFADFDVAAVKIGMLSRAETIRIVAAELRRRNARHIVLDPVMVATSGDRLLSEDAVAALRGDLMPLAEIVTPNLHEAAALTGRPLARNEAEMEAQARDIFAFGPRWVLVKGGHGDSAEAVDLLLGGDGAVTRLGARRIDTRNTHGTGCTLSSAIAANLAKGMDLIAAVRAAKDYVTGAIAAADALKVGHGHGPLNHFYKFWRQP; encoded by the coding sequence ATGACACCGGTCGCGCTGACCATCGCCGGTTCGGATTCCGGTGGTGGCGCCGGCATCCAGGCCGACCTCAAAGCCTTCGCGGCCAATGAGGTGTTCGGCACGTCGGTCATCACCGCACTGACGGCGCAGAACACGCAAGGCGTCTCGGCGATTCACGACGTGCCGTTGGTGTTCATAGCGGCGCAGATGGAGGCGGTGTTCGCCGACTTCGATGTGGCGGCGGTCAAGATCGGCATGCTGTCGCGCGCCGAGACCATCCGCATCGTCGCCGCCGAGCTGCGGCGCCGCAACGCGCGGCACATCGTGCTCGATCCGGTGATGGTCGCGACCTCCGGGGACCGGCTGCTGAGCGAGGACGCCGTCGCCGCGCTGCGCGGCGACCTGATGCCGCTCGCCGAGATCGTCACGCCCAATCTGCACGAGGCCGCGGCGCTGACCGGCCGGCCGCTCGCGCGCAACGAGGCGGAGATGGAAGCGCAGGCGCGCGACATCTTCGCCTTCGGCCCGCGCTGGGTGCTGGTCAAGGGCGGTCACGGGGACAGCGCCGAAGCCGTCGATCTGCTGCTCGGCGGCGACGGCGCGGTGACGCGGCTGGGGGCGAGGCGCATCGACACCCGGAATACCCACGGCACCGGGTGCACCTTGTCCTCCGCCATCGCCGCGAACCTCGCCAAGGGCATGGACCTGATCGCCGCCGTGCGCGCCGCCAAGGATTACGTCACCGGCGCCATCGCCGCCGCCGACGCGCTCAAGGTCGGCCACGGCCACGGCCCGCTCAATCACTTCTACAAGTTCTGGAGACAGCCATGA
- a CDS encoding CoA-transferase: MTFLPEELLADQIATIIGDVRHVAVGNASPIPAAAALLARERGKLQGTGRPYVSLLGSSQHTFWTDGGRELFDCAGQGRIDVFFLSGGQIDGEGNINLVEIGDHAHPKVRFPGSYGSAHLYYVVPKVILFRTEHSRRTLVPRVDFISAAGRSAPNVHRTGGPVALITNRCLFSFADGRFTLKSVHPGHTVEEVIEHTGFDFDRPAQVPETPAPTGETLALLRDKVAPQLEAVYPQFVAKVFGRRESALSA, translated from the coding sequence ATGACCTTCCTCCCCGAAGAACTGCTCGCCGACCAGATCGCCACCATCATCGGCGATGTGCGCCATGTCGCTGTCGGCAACGCTTCGCCGATTCCCGCGGCCGCGGCGCTGCTGGCGCGCGAGCGCGGCAAGTTGCAGGGAACGGGCCGGCCCTATGTTTCGCTGCTCGGCAGTTCGCAGCACACCTTCTGGACCGATGGCGGCCGCGAGTTGTTCGACTGCGCCGGGCAGGGGCGCATCGACGTGTTCTTCCTGTCGGGCGGCCAGATCGACGGCGAAGGCAATATCAACCTCGTCGAGATCGGCGACCACGCCCATCCCAAGGTGCGCTTCCCCGGCTCCTACGGTTCGGCGCATCTCTATTATGTCGTGCCGAAGGTGATCCTGTTTCGCACCGAGCATTCGCGCCGCACGCTGGTGCCCAGGGTCGATTTCATCAGCGCCGCGGGCCGAAGCGCGCCGAATGTCCATCGCACCGGCGGCCCGGTGGCGCTCATCACCAACCGTTGCCTGTTCTCGTTCGCCGATGGCCGCTTCACGCTCAAGAGCGTGCATCCCGGCCATACCGTTGAGGAGGTGATCGAGCATACCGGCTTCGACTTCGACCGGCCCGCACAGGTGCCCGAGACGCCGGCGCCGACCGGCGAGACGCTGGCGCTGCTGCGCGACAAGGTGGCGCCGCAGCTCGAGGCGGTCTATCCGCAGTTCGTCGCCAAGGTCTTCGGCCGCCGCGAGAGCGCGCTGTCGGCCTGA
- a CDS encoding RES domain-containing protein, with the protein MSVDITIFDEIEQNIERLEIDEIKRRLEPLMLGFQIQSPIFDPGAFVYRARKLGLEFRMDAGITRSDLIYPPASKTMLGRLNRTGEPVFYGAMHKEAVFFEIPGLKAGDELVLSFWKTKERMFVNNIGYTEFAFEQLGAKRPVPDWNQKQEMGSSEQTLAMATLPKEVAERLMSKDDARELKEAFSKYFTRQVDADERNRYKLTAAIGELHLGEIPDQNAKFAGVLYPSVRMFANGDNIGIQPWFVDNHLEFRKAVRIRIKERREAAFDIGYLDAAHDFNEAGNLKWMGRIKNWTLKPKQKAQAVYEPGLDADGDYQISKDGKHAHWVLTDIDTGKTIEPG; encoded by the coding sequence ATGTCAGTTGACATAACCATATTCGACGAGATCGAACAGAACATCGAACGTCTCGAAATTGATGAGATCAAGCGGCGACTAGAGCCGCTTATGTTAGGATTTCAAATTCAATCTCCTATCTTTGACCCTGGAGCATTTGTCTATCGGGCACGTAAACTCGGTCTAGAATTCCGAATGGACGCAGGCATCACTCGTTCCGATCTGATTTATCCGCCAGCTTCGAAGACAATGCTCGGGCGTCTTAACCGCACGGGGGAACCAGTCTTCTATGGCGCAATGCATAAAGAGGCCGTATTCTTCGAAATCCCCGGACTTAAGGCCGGCGACGAACTGGTGCTTTCCTTCTGGAAGACGAAGGAGCGCATGTTTGTCAATAATATCGGTTACACCGAGTTCGCCTTTGAACAACTTGGCGCGAAACGACCGGTGCCCGATTGGAACCAAAAGCAGGAGATGGGCAGCAGCGAACAAACGCTTGCCATGGCGACACTCCCGAAGGAGGTCGCAGAACGGCTGATGTCGAAAGATGATGCCCGAGAACTAAAGGAAGCATTCAGCAAATACTTCACGCGACAAGTCGATGCCGATGAACGCAATCGATATAAGCTGACGGCCGCAATAGGCGAGTTACATTTGGGAGAGATTCCGGATCAGAATGCGAAGTTTGCAGGCGTTCTGTATCCTTCGGTCCGCATGTTTGCTAATGGCGACAACATTGGCATTCAGCCTTGGTTCGTAGATAATCATCTTGAATTTCGAAAAGCTGTGCGCATTCGCATCAAGGAAAGACGAGAAGCTGCCTTCGACATCGGCTATCTGGACGCCGCTCATGATTTTAACGAGGCAGGGAATTTGAAATGGATGGGGCGCATTAAGAATTGGACCTTAAAACCGAAACAAAAGGCTCAGGCCGTTTACGAGCCTGGACTTGACGCGGATGGGGATTACCAGATTTCAAAGGATGGAAAACATGCACACTGGGTTTTGACTGACATAGACACCGGCAAAACAATCGAGCCTGGATAA
- a CDS encoding HIT family protein — MPVTDCELCRPESVLIEGSLAYVRYDSNSLSRGHVLVVPRRHVASYFDMTVEEKAEIQSLLDRAQSKVASDHSPDGYNIGVNIGRAAGQNRMHVHVHLIPRYSGDVVDPSGGIRCVLSKK, encoded by the coding sequence ATGCCGGTTACGGATTGTGAGTTGTGTCGCCCCGAAAGCGTTTTGATCGAGGGCTCTCTCGCCTATGTTCGTTACGACAGCAACAGCCTGAGCCGTGGACATGTCCTGGTCGTGCCACGCCGGCACGTCGCCAGCTATTTTGACATGACCGTCGAAGAGAAGGCCGAAATACAATCGCTTCTTGATCGCGCGCAAAGCAAGGTTGCGTCGGATCATTCACCCGACGGCTACAACATCGGCGTCAATATCGGGCGAGCGGCCGGACAAAACCGGATGCACGTGCACGTGCACTTGATCCCGCGTTATAGTGGTGACGTCGTCGATCCGAGCGGCGGAATACGATGCGTTCTCTCAAAGAAATGA
- a CDS encoding sterol desaturase family protein, which yields MSDSTLPAAASSRLRNTISWLAWPGLLAISIAIMAYGFTVAMPALFFNIAYLLLALCLYGLEQVMPHERVWNENDGQTFANIAHTLTSKGVVQAAVVFSTVIGISSYVTPAAEPGYGIWPRSWPMWSQVLLAIAVAEFGLYWGHRLAHEWPWLWRFHAVHHSVTRLWIVNTGRFHFVDSFKSIALGMVILLALGAPMEVLIWLSAITAFIGILTHCNIDMKFGPLSWWFNTPELHRWHHSKDLREGNKNYSENIMLWDHVFGTFYNARDYRPPVDIGIQEEMPPGFLQQLAWPFRRRS from the coding sequence ATGTCCGACTCGACTCTGCCCGCCGCCGCCTCCAGCCGCTTGCGCAATACGATTTCATGGCTCGCCTGGCCGGGGCTGCTGGCGATCTCCATCGCCATCATGGCCTATGGTTTCACCGTGGCGATGCCGGCGCTGTTCTTCAACATCGCCTATCTGCTGCTGGCGCTGTGCCTTTACGGTCTCGAACAGGTCATGCCGCACGAGCGCGTGTGGAACGAGAACGACGGCCAGACCTTCGCCAACATCGCGCACACGCTCACCAGCAAGGGTGTGGTGCAGGCGGCGGTCGTGTTCTCCACCGTCATCGGCATATCGAGCTATGTGACGCCGGCGGCGGAGCCCGGCTATGGCATCTGGCCGCGGTCATGGCCGATGTGGAGCCAGGTGCTGCTCGCCATCGCCGTTGCCGAGTTCGGCCTGTACTGGGGGCATCGGCTGGCTCATGAGTGGCCGTGGCTGTGGCGCTTCCATGCGGTGCATCACAGCGTGACCCGGCTCTGGATCGTGAACACCGGGCGCTTTCATTTCGTCGACAGCTTCAAGAGCATCGCGCTCGGCATGGTGATCCTGCTCGCGCTCGGCGCCCCGATGGAAGTGCTGATCTGGCTGTCGGCCATCACCGCCTTCATCGGCATCCTGACCCATTGCAATATCGACATGAAGTTCGGCCCGCTGTCGTGGTGGTTCAACACGCCGGAACTGCACCGCTGGCACCACAGCAAGGACTTGCGCGAGGGCAACAAGAACTATTCCGAGAACATCATGCTGTGGGACCATGTCTTCGGCACGTTCTATAACGCGCGCGACTATCGCCCGCCGGTCGATATCGGCATTCAGGAAGAGATGCCGCCGGGCTTCCTGCAGCAACTGGCCTGGCCCTTCCGGCGCCGCTCATAA
- a CDS encoding DNA-packaging protein, giving the protein MVRALPPRLLAALDRDFITLAHAHQEPPLHANNGGPWTTWLMLGGRGAGKTRLGAEWVRAQVAGTPPYARHRAAAIALVGETEHDVREVMIEGPSGLLRACPRGERPSWTATRRRLEWPSGAVAYAFSAEDPEQLRGPQFDAAWCDELAKWKHADATFDNLQFGLRLGPQPRQLVTTTPKPIALLKRLVTDARTAVTRASTHANAAHLSPAFIEAVIGRYAGTRLGRQEIDGEIIEDRADALWSRAAIEAARVETAPPLVRIVVGVDPPSSARAGADACGIVAAGITEGGIVYVLEDATVQGLPPDGWALRAVALYRRLQADAIVAEVNMGGDMVRAVLQQIDRAVPVKQVHATRGKYLRAEPVAAMYAQGKVKHVGAAFAALEDQMCDFATGGLPGGASPDRLDALVWAVTELTKHGEWVGPRIRSLGSDRPPFVPYWAQWVR; this is encoded by the coding sequence ATGGTGCGGGCGCTGCCGCCGCGCCTGCTGGCGGCGCTTGACCGCGACTTCATCACGCTCGCGCACGCGCATCAGGAGCCGCCGCTTCACGCCAACAATGGCGGACCGTGGACCACCTGGCTGATGCTGGGCGGGCGCGGCGCCGGCAAGACGCGGCTCGGGGCCGAATGGGTGAGGGCGCAGGTGGCCGGCACGCCGCCTTATGCGCGACACCGCGCCGCCGCGATCGCGCTGGTCGGCGAGACCGAGCACGACGTGCGCGAGGTGATGATCGAGGGGCCGTCCGGGCTGTTGCGGGCCTGCCCGCGCGGCGAGCGGCCGTCATGGACCGCGACGCGCCGCCGGCTGGAATGGCCGAGCGGCGCGGTGGCCTATGCCTTCTCCGCGGAAGACCCGGAGCAACTGCGCGGGCCGCAATTCGACGCCGCCTGGTGCGACGAACTCGCCAAGTGGAAGCACGCCGACGCGACCTTCGACAATCTGCAGTTCGGCCTGCGGCTGGGGCCGCAGCCGCGCCAACTCGTCACCACGACGCCGAAGCCGATCGCGCTGCTCAAGCGCCTCGTCACCGACGCGCGCACCGCGGTGACGCGCGCTTCGACGCACGCCAACGCCGCGCATTTGTCGCCGGCCTTCATCGAGGCGGTGATCGGCCGCTATGCCGGCACGCGGCTGGGGCGGCAGGAGATCGACGGCGAGATCATCGAGGACCGCGCCGACGCGCTGTGGTCGCGCGCGGCGATCGAGGCGGCGCGGGTGGAGACGGCGCCGCCGCTGGTTCGCATTGTCGTCGGCGTCGATCCGCCGAGCTCGGCGCGGGCCGGCGCGGACGCCTGCGGCATCGTCGCGGCGGGCATCACCGAAGGCGGCATCGTCTATGTGCTGGAGGATGCGACCGTGCAGGGCCTGCCGCCGGACGGCTGGGCGTTGCGCGCGGTGGCCTTGTATCGGCGGCTCCAGGCCGACGCCATCGTCGCCGAGGTCAACATGGGCGGCGACATGGTGCGCGCGGTGCTGCAGCAGATCGACCGCGCCGTGCCGGTGAAGCAGGTGCATGCGACGCGCGGCAAGTATCTGCGCGCCGAACCCGTCGCGGCGATGTATGCGCAAGGCAAGGTGAAGCATGTCGGCGCGGCCTTCGCCGCGCTGGAAGACCAGATGTGCGACTTCGCAACCGGCGGCCTGCCGGGCGGCGCCTCGCCCGACCGCCTCGACGCGCTGGTGTGGGCGGTGACGGAGCTGACCAAGCACGGCGAGTGGGTGGGGCCGCGGATCAGGAGTCTGGGGAGCGACCGGCCACCCTTCGTGCCGTACTGGGCGCAGTGGGTGAGGTAG